From the genome of Desulfovibrio sp. JY:
TGGAGCAGCAGCAGCCCGTCGAAAAGCGCTTCGGGCCGGGGCGGACAGCCCGGGATATAGACGTCCACGGGCAGGATCTGGTCCGAGCCCTGGACCACGGAATAGACGTCGTACATGCCGCCGGAATTGCTGCACGAGCCCATGGAGATGACCCACTTGGGGTCGCTCATCTGCTCATAGAGCCGCAGGGCCACCGGGGCGATTTTTTTGAACATCGTGCCCGAGACGATGAGCACGTCGGCCTGCCGTGGCGAGCCCCGGAAGACTTCCGAACCGTAGCGGGCGATGTCGTAGCGCGGCCCCCAGGCCGTGGCCTCCTCCACGAAACAACAGGAAAGGCCGAAGAAAAAGGGCCAGAGGCTATTCTTGCGCGCCCAGTTGATGATGTAATCCGTGGGCGAGAAAATGGCGTCGAGGGGACCGGTCACAAGCCTTCCTCCTCGTTCCAGTCGAGCCCGCCCTTTATCCAGGCATAGGCCAGGCCAAGGCCCAGGATCACGATGAACACGGCCATGCGCAGGTAGCCGGGGAGCCCCAGTTCCGGCCAGGCCACGGCCCAGGACACGATATAGGCGGTTTCCACGTCGAAGATGAGGAAAAAGACGGCCATGAGGAAAAACGGCACCGGATAGCGAAACCGGGCGTCGCCCGTGGGCAGGATGCCGCATTCGTAGGGGCGCTGCTTGTCCGGGGTGGGCCGGCGGCGCACCAGGAAGCCCGAAAGAAAAAGGATGAGCCCCAGGACTGCCAGCACCAGGACGAAAAAGACCAGAAAGGCCAGCGCGCCCGGCTCCCAGGGGGAAAAGGGGGAGGCCAGGGGGGTAAATGATATCTGCGGCTGCATGGGCCCTCGTGTGCCGGCTCCGGATGCGCTCCCGAATGAAGCTTACAGGGCCGATTGCAGGCGATAATACCCGCAACGCTTTTTTTTGCAAGCCGCCATGGTCGGAAAGGGAGGAAGATCGGCGGGATGGCGTGCCGCATGGGCGACGGGTCGGTCACGGTCCCGCGACGGACGCCTTGCCGGGGGGGATCGGCGGTCGTGGCCTGGCGTCATGAAAACGTCATGGCAATGTCGGAAAGGCGCGGCCAAGCACGATGGGGAGCGGGGTAGCGAAAGACGATTCCGCCCAAGGTCTTGCCGGGCGCCCGGGCCGCAGCGCACGCGAAGGAAGTTTATGCAGTTCTCGCCGTGTCTTAAAGAAGATGTACGTATTCCGGATGGTGGTCCCCTCGACGGCTGCCAACTCCTTGGCCTCTTGCAGCGGGAGCACCGGGAGCGCGTGGCCGGGCATGTCGCCAAAGGCGGCTTCCTCGGCCTCGTTTTGCTGGAGATCCAGGACTTTTCCTTGCTCCGCCGGCTGTTTCGGCCCGAGGTGGCCGAGTCCCTGGCCGGAACCATGGCCCGGGAGGTTCTGCGAGTGGCCGAGCGGCGCACCCGGGAGCATCCCCTGGGACTCATGGAGGTGCTCGAACCGTCCCGGGTGTTGGTGGTTGTCGGCTGCGAGGATGACGACGCCGAGGCCCTCGAACGCCTGGCCGCGGTGCTGCGCCTGGAGGCGCGGGGCCGGCTGCGCCAGGAGTCGGTGCGTTTGACCGGTCAGGCCCTGGAACTGCGTTGCGGCGCGGCCAGGGTCATAAGCCGGGGGCCGGTCGGGCTCGACATGGCCTTGGCCGCGGCCGTGGCCGAGGCGTCGCGTCGGGCCGGCGGAGGCGGCGCGCTGGCCCCCGCCTTGCGCGAATTTCGCGAGATTCTCGAGTTGCGCCGGGTGCGGGCCGTTTTCCAGCCCATCGTCAACCTGCGGGCCGGTTCGGTCTTCGCCTGGGAGGCGCTGGCCCGGGGACCCCGGGACAGCACGCTGGAATCCCCGGCCATGCTCTTCGACGTGGCCGAGGAGGCCGGGGCCATCTTCGCCCTGGAGAAAATCTGCCGGGAGGCGGCCATCCGGGGATTCGCCAAACGCGAGCCCGGGGCCAAGC
Proteins encoded in this window:
- the ndhC gene encoding NADH-quinone oxidoreductase subunit A, whose protein sequence is MQPQISFTPLASPFSPWEPGALAFLVFFVLVLAVLGLILFLSGFLVRRRPTPDKQRPYECGILPTGDARFRYPVPFFLMAVFFLIFDVETAYIVSWAVAWPELGLPGYLRMAVFIVILGLGLAYAWIKGGLDWNEEEGL